Genomic segment of Dehalogenimonas alkenigignens:
CCTGAAGCTTGGGTGGAATGGGCTAAAGAAGAGCTGGTTAAACAGGAGAAAGAAAAAGACGAGAAGCGGATGAAGGAAACCGCTGAGAAGGATTATGCCGCTTGGGCGCTCAAATCTTCCAAAGTGGATCCGCTGGAAAAGACGCGGTATGAAGCCCTGAAAGAACTTCAAAAAATTGATGCTGCTGAACAAGCCTACAAAGAAAAAATGAAGTGGAATCCTGCCACCGAAACCTGGGAAGAGGATAAGCCGGCTTTTGATTACCCGCCGGTCATCAAACCGACCGGACAGAAAAAAGAAAGCAAATTTGACCGAAAAAAGACGGTTACAGAGGAAGAATCGGAAAACGAGATACCTGAAGACGAGCAATATCTCTAAAGCTACCGGGCTCGTAGCTCAGTGGTTAGAGCGGGCGGCTCATAACCGCTTGGTCGCAGGTTCGAAACCTGCCGAGCCCACCAAATCAAACCTTTCACAGAACGAGGAAGAGGATTTTCTTCCCCGTTCTTATTTTTTGGAGGAACTGGATCATCGTTAAAAAACTGTTTGAGACGGTTGAAAAACCCGAAAAAACGATACTTGTAGCCGTAGATACGGGGTCGCAAGCGATACAGTCGGGATGGACGGTCCAGGACTCACTCAACGAACTTGAGCAGTTATTAACAACAGCTGGTGGAGTATCAGTTGGCCGCCTCATTCAAAAACTGAGCCAGCCGAATAAATCGACTTATTTGGGTAAGGGGAAATTAGAAGAGTTATTATCTTTACAAAATACACTTCAATATTCAATGGCGATCTTCGATGATGAACTCACGCCTGCTCAACAGAGAACACTTGAGGATTTCCTTAAAGTTAAGGTGATAGATCGTGCTGCTCTTATTCTGGATATTTTTGCTCGGCACGCCAAAACGATGGAAGGCAAACTTCAGGTGGAATTGGCGCAATACCAGTATCTGTTACCGCGCCTGGCGGGACAGTGGAGTCACCTTGAAAGACTTGGCGGCGGCATTGGTACCAGAGGACCTGGCGAGTCCCAACTCGAATCTGACAAACGGCTGTTACAACAAAGAATATCTAAGCTTAAAGATAATATCGATCGCGTGAGTCGGCAACGTAATCTGTATCGAAATACGAGACGCGCCCGCGGCATTCCAGTTATCGCCATCGTAGGATATACAAACAGCGGGAAAAGCAGTTTGTTAAACGCGCTTACCAAGTCAAATGTTCAAGCAGAAAATAAACTATTCGCGACTTTAGACCCCACTACCAGGCGGATAGGTCTGCCTGACAACCGTCAATTCTTACTAACCGATACAGTTGGTTTCATTAAAAAACTACCTCCAACAATCATAAAGGCGTTCCGGGCAACCCTTGAGGAAATCGTTGATTCAACCCTTCTAATACATGTCATCGATATCAATTCACCTAACGCCGTCGAGCAGTGTCAAACGGTGGAACAAATTCTAAATGACTTAGGCTTAGGAGAGAAACCCCGGATCACAGTATTTAACAAGATAGACCTTTTACCTGAGTTGAAGGGGAGAGTGAATGAACCTAACAGACTTTCCATGCTTGACGACTTTCTGCAATTTCAACCTTCAAATACTGTCCTGACATCGGCAACTCGCAGATGGGGTCTAAAGAATCTACTAGAAACAATAGGCAGGTATCTGCCAGAACCATATCGATCAGAAGAAGGAAGCGTATCTTAATCGAGAAGACTTAGGGATCGAATAAGGTTCGCACTATATATGTTATGTAGTGTTAAACGATCCGCTATCATGGTAATTTGACATAATATTACTTGTTTCGTCAAACATTTTATCTGTTTTTTGAACGTCCGAGTGTACCTTTCCACGCTGATAGACGTGATAAACCCTTCACAAGGCTGGCATCAGGGATAGTCAGAGACAACCTAACATAGCCTTCGCCTGCCTTGCCGTAACCGGTCCCTGGAGTTACCACAACCCCAACCTGTTCTAACAGTTCTGAAGCGAATCCAGCGGAATCGTACCCTGGAGGTACTTTAGCCCACACATAGAGACTTGCCTTGGGAAGCAAAACCTCCAGTCCCATATCGCGAAGAGTTTCAACCATTAGATCGCGACGTCTCTGATAAATATTGTTATGTAGTGTTAATTCATCCTGGGGACCAGTCAATGCCTCGACTGCCGCAAGTTGTATTGCCTGGGGGATCCCCGAATCCAAATTAGATTTAAACCGTTTGAGCGCGTCGATAACCTGAGAATTACCAACAACCATGCCAACGCGCCATCCAGTCATATTGTAACTCTTGGATAATGAATGGAACTCAACGCCGACTTCTTTCGCACCAACCGCCTGCAAGAAACTCGGCGGGCGGTAACCATCATAGGCAACTTCGGTATAAGGTCCGTCATGGCACACGATTATGTCATGTTGTTTGGCGAAAGCGACAACGCGGTCAAAAAAGGCCGTATCTGCCACCGCTCCAGTTGGATTGTTAGGATAACAGATCCATAATATCTTGGCTCTATCCAAGATGGTTTGAGGGACAGCACCCAGGTCAGGCAGATATCCATTCTCCGGGCGAAGAGGCAAATAGTACGGTTCTGCATCAGCAAGTGTAGTACTGATACTATAAACAGGATAAGCTGGATCAGGGACCAAAGCAACATCTCCGGGATTCAACAAACACCAGGCAAGGTGCCCGATGCCTTCCTTTGAGCCGATTAGAGGCAACACCTCCGCGTTAGGGTCTAGACCAACATCAAATCTCTGCTGATACCATTGAGCGATAGCCTGCCGTAATTCCGGCAACCCTTCGGATTCAGGATAACGGTGATTGGCCGGATCTTTGGCCGCCTGGCATAGGCGCTCGATAATATGCGATGGTGTTGCCAGGTCAGGATCGCCTATCCCAAAACTGATTACTTCTTCACCACGGGCTCGCTTCTCGGCGATTTTTCTACTGATGGTGACAAACAGATATGGCGGAAGATTTTCGATCCGTTTGGCGATTTGCATCCTCAAGCCTTTCAAACCCTCTATTTTAACCAGCTGCCGTTGAATACGGTTTCGGCCCGACCCGATAAGTAAACCTCCCCTTGCCCGCACCAGTCCGCAGTTAACTGGCCACCTGGAAGTTTTATGTCAACTCTATTTCCGGTGCGTCCCAAAATCCAACCGGCTACGGCGACGGCACAGGCTCCAGTACCGCATGCGAGGGTCTCCCCTACTCCGCGCTCCCACACTCTCATCTCGACGGTTCCGTGATTAATAACTCTGACGACTTCAAGATTTGTTCTTTTAGGAAACATTGAGTTGCGCTCAATCATCGGGCCGATGATATTTAAAGGGAAATCGGCGACTGCATCGTCTATGAAACACACCGCATGTGGATTTCCCATGGATACGAAATTGAGATTTAGTTGTTTCCCGTTTGCCTCAACGGGATAATTGGATATCATGCCGCAAATGCGGTCTCCAAGATCGGAATCGATTTCTACGGGAATTTCATCCGGTTCGAGAATGGGTACGCCCATACCAATTTTGATATTGGGAGAGCCGTTTATCAGGGTCACCTGTGCTATCCGAATACCCCCATAAGTCTCGATGGAGAGCATTTCACCAGGCGCCATTCCGGTGGTTATAAGATGATGCACCAGGCAGCGAAGGCCGTTGCCACACGCTTCGGCTTCGGATCCATCTGCATTGAAGATCCTCATACGGAAATCAGCTTTTAAAGATGGCAACAGAACCAGTAATCCATCTGAACCCACGCCATAATGACGGTCACATATTGCCAGGGCAAGGCTTTTCCAATCGAAAGCGTCCTCTCGAGACTCAACGAGGACGAAGTCATTGCCGACACTCTGTACTTTAGTAAAATCCATTTCCGACACCTTCTCCCCTTATGAACGCCAGAACCAGGTTATTAACATCGGGCTTGTATTCGCTGGCTGTGATATCAAACCAGTGGATTCTATCGTCACTCAGCCGAAACCAATTGTATTGCTGTCGTACCAATCTGTGGGTTTCTGCTTTAATACGCTCACTTAAACCTTCATAATCCAGCTCGCCTCGAAGGTACTTAATAACTTCCTTATAACCAACGCTTTTGAATCCGGGTGTTTCTGAAGAAAATCCCCTGGTCAGGAGACTTTCAACCTCCTCGACAAAGCCTTTACACAGCATTTTATCAACTCGCTGGTCAATCCGTCGATAAAGCTCAGTCCTGCTGCATGTAAGCCCGATAACTAGAATTCTGTATGGCGGAGGTATCTTTTTTGATTTGTTGGGATCCTGCTGATGTGTACTTAACTGTATCTCGAGAGCCCGGATAACTCTGCGGATGTTACGCGGGTCTATTGATAAAGCCCTTTTCTCATCAAGCTGCCGATAAAGGGCTTCGGGGCCTTCTTTTCTGGCGCGGTTCTCAAGAACTCGACGTAAGGTCTGATCCGGCGGCACTTTGGATATCTGCCAGCCCTCGAGCAAAGACCATACGTATAGACCGCTACCGCCCACCAAAATGGGTATACATTTTCGAGATTGGACCTCTCCAATGATCGCGTTCGCCGCCTGTTGAAATTCCGCGATGTTATAGTCTTCACTCGGCTCGATGATATCTATCAGATAATGCGGGACGTTATCTCTTTCCTCAACAGACAATTTTGCTGTGCCAATATCCAGGTGCCGGGAAAACTGACGGCTATCGGCATTAATAATCGCTCCGCCAAATATTTTTGCTAGTTCAACAGCCAGAGCGCTTTTACCAGTACCTGTCGGGCCCACAACAGCTATCAATCGGTTCACGATGTAGCTTTCCGTAGATACAACTTAACAGCTACTTTTCGCAGCTTGCCGGACGATTGACAAAAACAATCCGGGCTTGAGGCTGGCTCCGCCGACTAAAGCCCCGTCGATATCCGGCTCAGCTAGCATTTCAAGGATATTTTCTGGGTTAACACTGCCCCCGTAAAGGATCGGAAGCTCGTTTGCCGCAGTTTCAGTGAATATCTCAGCAATCTGGCGCCGGATAAATGCCATCATTTTTTGAGCATACGTTCCGGTCGCAGCTTTTCCGGTACCTATCGCCCACACCGGTTCATAGGCAACCATAAGATTAGAGGAAGTTAACCCGCTCAAGCCGACCCGGAGTTGTTCACTGATAACAGACTCTGAAGTACCGGATTCATTTTGCTTAAGATTTTCGCCGACACACATGATCGGCTTGAGTCCATGCCGGAGTGCCGCTTTCATTTTCCGATTTACGATCTCATCTACTTCGTTAAAATATGCTCTTCGCTCGGAGTGCCCGACAATCACATACTGGCAAAGGTCACTCAGCATTGACCCCGATATCTCACCTGTGTAAGCCCCTTTATCCTCGTAAAATAAATCTTGGGCGCCTAACCTAATCGAGGTGCCTTGGAGCAATTCCTTTATCTTTGCGAGCGAAATGAACGGCGGACAGATAATTTTCTCAACGGTGTCAATTTCGTCGAGTTCGTATCGTAGTCCATTCACTAACTCTACAGCTTCATCCAAAACTGTGTTCATCTTCCAGTTACCGGCAATGACCCGAATACGTTGCGACATTATTTCAAGCACCATATTTCCCAAGTTTTAAAGCATTGGCCATGACTAGCGGCATCAAATGGTATGCTGGCAACCTGCCGAGACCGCCCTGACAGCAAGCGGTTTCATTGAACTCCCGAACCGTATCTGGTCGGCAGTAGCGGCCAGATACCATCACCGGTACCGGGTGCCAACTGTGGCTTCCCATCATTGCCGGAGTCGAGTGATCGCCCGTCACTAAAATAACTTCTGGATTCAGTTCGGTGATCAACGGCAAGCACCGATCAAACTCTTCGATGGCGCTGACTTTACGCTGAAAGTTGCCATCCTCCCCTGCCGCATCCGTAGCCTTTATATGGAAAAAGAAGAAGTCGAATTGGCGATAATTGGCTTTCAGGATTTCCAACTGTCCACTCAACGAGGTTCCGCTCTTCAACACGGTCATACCCACAACTTTAGCCAATCCTCGATACATTGGATACCCGGCGATAGCGCATGCGTTTAATTTGTAGACCTCTTTGAAACTCAAAAAGGACGGCTTTTTCGAGAAGCCCCGAAGTAACAAACCATTAGCAGGATGAAAATCGCTGATAATCTCCGCTGCGGTCTCAAGAAAACGGTTGACAATGGAAGCGGTTCGGTTTGCTGAAGACTGCGATGGAAAAACTGCTAACGGACGAGAACCGGTACGTTGGGGATCGGAATCACTGAGGGCATCTGAAAGCCCTCCACCACGGAAAACCGCAACTAACCTATGATCCTTAACTGGCTCCACAAGAACTTGGACACCGTCAATCTCGATGTTATTTAACAGCGCGGCGATCTGCTGACTTTTTTCGGTGTTTATTCTCCCGGCTCTCCGGTCAACGATGACACCATTATCATCCAGAGTGCATAAATTGACTCGGGCAGCCACGTCACCTTCTTCCAGCTCAAAATCGATACCCAAAGCTTCGAGAATACCGCGGCCGATTATAAACTTTAGCGGGTCATATCCAAATAAGCCCAAATGCCCCGGCCCGCTTCCCGGAGTGATACCCGGCATAACCGGGTCAGATAAACCGCAAACACATTTAGCAGCAAGGGCGTTAAGATTAGGCACCGCAGCGCTTTCCAGTTCGGTACGTCCGGTTTCAGGACTTGGTAATCCCCCGAGACCATCCAGTACGATCATAACAATTTTGCTGGGAGTTTCCAGCGATAATTCACGCATCAATGAAATCTGGTCAACCGAATTCATTATGTTAGAGCTCATAGCTTTCTCATCAATGCTTCGACACCGGGAAGGTTTTCACCGGACAAATACTGCATCGATGCTCCGCCCCCAGTGGAAACGAAACTCATTTTATCGGCAAGTTTAAGTTCCGCCACAATTTCAGCGGTCGAACCGCCACCGATAATGGTAGTTGCGTGTAATCGGCTGATGACATCTGCCATGCACTTGGTGCCTTCTGAGAATTGCGGCATTTCATATATTCCCATTGGACCATTCCAAAAAACGGTTCGGCAGCGTTCAAGTTCCCGGGTGAATTGGTTTATTGTCAGCAAGCCTATATCAACGATCTTCCCCAGTGGAGGGATATTCTCAACCTGAACGCAAATCCCGCGGGCTTCAGGTGTTAGATCACCGGTCACAACCACATCTCTGGGTAAGAGTAATCGAATATTATGTTGTGCAGCTTTGGCCATGATTTTCGCTGCCAGCTCAAGGCCCTTTTCGTCAACAATGGACTTCCCAACGATGTAATTATTCGCTTTGAGAAAAGTCGCCGCCATACCACCGCCGACAAGGATTACATCCACCTTATCCATGACGTTTTCAAGTAGCTTCACCTTATCCGCTATCTTTGCGCCGCCGAACAGCACACAGAAAGGCCGCACCGGTTTTTCAAGAATATGACCTAATGAATTCAGCTCTTTCTCCAGAAGCAAGCCGGCGACTGATGGCAGGTGCCGTGTGATGCCCACGATTGAGGCATGCTTGCGATGAGCAGTGCCGAAGGCATCATCGACAAAGATGTCGGCAAAACGAGCAAGTCTCGCCGAAAATTCAGGATCGTTAGTTTCTTCCTCTGAATGGAACCGCAGGTTTTCTAGGAGCAGGATATCTCCATCCGCCATGCTGTTTACGCCACTCTCGACTTCTGGCCCAATGCATTTATCAATGAATCTCACCGGGTGCCGAATCAATTCCGATAGACGTTCTCCCGTTACTTCAAGAGACATCGAGGGAATGGATTTACCATCGGGCCTCCCGAGATGGGATACAATGATTACCTTTGCCCCTTGCTCAACCAGATATTCCAGCGTTGGTATTGCGGCACGGATGCGGCCATCGTCTGAAATGCTCCCGTTTGGGTTCAACGGCACATTGAAATCTACCCGAACGAGAACACGCTTGCCTTTGACATCAACGTCACGCACCGTCATTCGATCCATGATGGCTCCTGATGCTTCGTTCGGGACAATTCCAGATAATTTAATCTTGCCGGTAAACCTTTAAACGTGGGAAGAAATCAAGTCGAGTTTCATCAATCGGTTGGCTTCAATGAAGCGCTGCACTTCCGTTTGAATCCCGTTCGCATCCAGATGATAGAGGGAGCGTAATTCCGCCTGTGTTCCATGGCTGACAAACTCATCCGGAATGCCAAGACATTTAAGGTGAACCCCTCTAACATCAGATCGATGCAGCAAGGAGGCTATCTGGCTCCCAAGACCGCCTGAAAGAACATTCTCCTCAACCGAGATAATGTTTTTAGTTTCTCGGGCCACATCTAGTATTAATTGTTCATCCAGGGGTTTTACAAACCTCATATTGATTACCGCAACCCGGTAGCCTCGTTCACTTAATCGTTCTGATGCGGCTAGCGCGGCGGAAACCGATGGCCCAGTAGCTAAAATCGCTGCATTGTCGCCGGTCCGAAGGGTTTCGGCTGAACCAATTGGGATCTCTTTCAATTCATGTTCGAGCTCGACCCCAATACCAGTTCCTCTTGGATATCTCACCGCCATTGGGCTTCCGCATAACGTCGCGGTGTAAAGAAGATGCTGAAGTTCATTTTCATCCTTTGGCGAAGCAACAATCATGTTGGGAATCAATGATAAATATGATAGGTCGAAAATCCCCTGATGTGTTTTCCCGTCTTCACCTACAATTCCGCCCCTGTCCAGAGCGAAAACCACAGGCAACTTCGGCAGCGCAACGTCATGAATTATCTGATCGAATGCCCGCTGCAGGAATGTGGAATATATCGCTACAATGGGCGTCATTCCCTGTGCTGCTAACCCTGCCGCAAACGTCACAGCATGTTGTTCGCAAATGCCCACATCAAAGATACGATCTGGCATAACTGATTGCATATGGCCCAGACCATAGCCGTCCGGCATTGCCGCAGTGATGACGGCTATCTTTGGATTACCTTTCGCCATCATTTCAACAGTTTCGGCAAACACCTGGCTGTAGGACGGTACTTTCTGCCCGCTGCCGTTTTTCTTTGGGCTTCCCTTTGGAGAGATCCCATGGAAATTTACTGCGTCTATTTCGGCTGGAGCATATCCCTTCCCTTTGGTCGTCACCAAATGAATAAGCGCAGGTTTATGTGTGTAATTCTTTGCTTTTTCGAGCGCTTGAATGATTTCGTTGATATTATGACCGTCTATTGGCCCGGAATACGCAAAACCGAATTCCTCCCACAGAGTGGTCGGCATAATTATCTTTTTTAAACTACCTTTTATCTTCTGCCCGAAATTCCAGAAATGCTTTCCCATACTAAACCGGGATAAGAGACGCTTACTCTTTTCGGATGCCTGGTAGTATCGTCGATCAAACCGGACACGGGAGAACAATCGCGACATCGCGCCTACAGTCGGTGAAATTGACATGCCATTGTCGTTCAAAATAACGATCAGTCGTTTGCCAAGATGGCCTGCATGGTTAAGGGCTTCGAGAGCCATTCCTCCGGTGATCGCGCCGTCTCCGATAACCGCAATCACATGGAAACTCTCTTCGGCAATATCCCGGGCAGAAGCCATCCCAATTGCTGCTGAAATTGAAGTGCTGGCATGCCCGGTAGTAAAAGCGTCATAAGGACTCTCATCACGGCAGGTGAAACCGGACAGACCCCCATATTGCCTCAGTGTTGAAAATTGTTCACGCCGGCCGGTAATAAGTTTATGGGCATATGATTGATGGCCTACGTCCCAAACGATTTTGTCTTTCGGGCAATCAAATACGCGGTGAAGGGCGATCGTCAACTCGACGACCCCAAGACTTGATGCCAGATGCCCGCCATTTGCGGTAACCCGACTAACCATTTCTTCGCGGATTTCGGCAGCAAGTTCGGATAGCGAAGAGCCATCGATTGATTTTAAATCGGAGGGTGAGTTGATACTATCTAGAATTTTGGGCATGGACCGCCTTTATATTGAGGTTCAGGCTTACTTTTAATACTAACAGCGGTTCGACTGCCATGTCAAGCTAATTTGTTCGTATTGACGTTTAATGAATGGCTCTGATACACTCGCCGCCATGAGCCTCGAGCAGACCTTGGCTGACTTTGGGTTGCCCCCGTCATTCATCGTTTTCCTCATCGCAACTCTACCGATCATTGAATTGCGCGGCGCGATCCCCATAGGAATCAACTATTTTAATCTTGAATGGTTTCCAACTTTAGCCATTGCAGTCGCTGGAAATATGCTGCCCGTTCCCGTAATACTTGGGCTTCTTAGAAGAGCCGAAATAATTCTCTCGCAATACCCCATTTTCAAGCGTTTTTTCGCCTGGTTATTTTGGCGCACCCGATCCCGCAGTACAACTATCCAAAAATACGGCATGCTCGGGCTCGTCATTTTTATCGCGATACCGCTGCCAGTGACCGGCGCCTGGACTGGATCTGTCGCCGCCGTCCTGATGGGATTCCCATTTCGCCAGGCATTATTGCACATTTTCTATGGCGTATTAGCTGCGGGTCTGATTGTGACCATGCTGTCCTTAATAGGTTGGCTTGGAGCGATTGTTGCGGGAGCATCAGTTCTAACGCTTTTGTTAGTAACCTCTTCTCGCTCAACACTCAAGCCTTGACCGTGTTTAAACCTGGTGTTAGTATAGCGGCGTGTCCCAGTAGCTCAGCTGGATAGAGCGGCTGCCTTCTAAGCAGCGGGCCGTGGGTTCGAATCCCGCCTGGGACGTTTTCAAGTCGCTTTAATACAAAGCCACACATTGTAATTGTGTGGCTTTTTTACTGTCAGCGAAGTTGACCAGAGGATCAACTCCCCAGAGTCCTTCGAATTCTATTGTGAACCGCGGCGTTTAAATATGAAAAATAGAACCCCTATAATCACTAGAATGATGATGATTTCAACCGGCCCGATGCGCACTACTGTTACCTCGCTGACTTAATGACTTTTCCATTATATACCAAACACCCTCTACCGTATAGCAGAGGGTGTTTGGTAATAGCACCGAATTTCTAACCCTGCGAATTTTTCGCCAATGTTGCAAATGCCTCAGGATTGTTCACAGCCAGGTCGGCTAAGGCCTTTCTGTTAAGAGCTATGCCGGATTTCTGCAATCCTTCGATAAACCTGCCGTATGTTAGGCCGTTAATACGTGCGGCGGCGTTGATGCGTGCAATCCAAAGCTTCCGGAAATCGCCTTTCCTATCACGGCGGTGAGCGAATGCGTAGGCCAATGCGTGTGTTGCACTCTCATGAGCCCGCTTCCAAATATGATTGCGCTGGCCCCGATGACCTTTGGTTAGCGCCAGAATATTCTTATGTCTTTTGTGGGTTGAGACTCCACCTTTAATTCTAGCCATCTGATGTTATCCTTTTATATTTTTTACGCGGATCCGTAGGGTATCAAACGCCCCAAGCGTTGAACATCTACCTTGGCAACCGGAATCATTTCGTCGAATTGACGTCGAGCTCTCTTTGACTTGTTGCGGCGCAGATGACTTTTTAAACCCTTCATCCGCATCATTTTCCCAGTGCCAGTGATCTTAAACCGGTTTTGTGCGCCTTTATGCGTTTTTAGTTTCGGCATCTTCTAATGAACCTTCTTTATTTTTGTTACCTTTATTGGTAGTTTTTGGTAGCAACATCAGGTGGATTCGCGATCCCAGGAGTGTCGGTTGTCCTTCAACCGTTGAAATGTCGGTTAAATCTTCAGCAGCACGTTTCAGGATTTTAATACCCAGTTCCGAGTGTGTGATTTCACGCCCCCGGAACATAATGGT
This window contains:
- the dapF gene encoding diaminopimelate epimerase, encoding MDFTKVQSVGNDFVLVESREDAFDWKSLALAICDRHYGVGSDGLLVLLPSLKADFRMRIFNADGSEAEACGNGLRCLVHHLITTGMAPGEMLSIETYGGIRIAQVTLINGSPNIKIGMGVPILEPDEIPVEIDSDLGDRICGMISNYPVEANGKQLNLNFVSMGNPHAVCFIDDAVADFPLNIIGPMIERNSMFPKRTNLEVVRVINHGTVEMRVWERGVGETLACGTGACAVAVAGWILGRTGNRVDIKLPGGQLTADWCGQGEVYLSGRAETVFNGSWLK
- the hflX gene encoding GTPase HflX yields the protein MLVAVDTGSQAIQSGWTVQDSLNELEQLLTTAGGVSVGRLIQKLSQPNKSTYLGKGKLEELLSLQNTLQYSMAIFDDELTPAQQRTLEDFLKVKVIDRAALILDIFARHAKTMEGKLQVELAQYQYLLPRLAGQWSHLERLGGGIGTRGPGESQLESDKRLLQQRISKLKDNIDRVSRQRNLYRNTRRARGIPVIAIVGYTNSGKSSLLNALTKSNVQAENKLFATLDPTTRRIGLPDNRQFLLTDTVGFIKKLPPTIIKAFRATLEEIVDSTLLIHVIDINSPNAVEQCQTVEQILNDLGLGEKPRITVFNKIDLLPELKGRVNEPNRLSMLDDFLQFQPSNTVLTSATRRWGLKNLLETIGRYLPEPYRSEEGSVS
- the tpiA gene encoding triose-phosphate isomerase codes for the protein MSQRIRVIAGNWKMNTVLDEAVELVNGLRYELDEIDTVEKIICPPFISLAKIKELLQGTSIRLGAQDLFYEDKGAYTGEISGSMLSDLCQYVIVGHSERRAYFNEVDEIVNRKMKAALRHGLKPIMCVGENLKQNESGTSESVISEQLRVGLSGLTSSNLMVAYEPVWAIGTGKAATGTYAQKMMAFIRRQIAEIFTETAANELPILYGGSVNPENILEMLAEPDIDGALVGGASLKPGLFLSIVRQAAKSSC
- the dxs gene encoding 1-deoxy-D-xylulose-5-phosphate synthase; this encodes MPKILDSINSPSDLKSIDGSSLSELAAEIREEMVSRVTANGGHLASSLGVVELTIALHRVFDCPKDKIVWDVGHQSYAHKLITGRREQFSTLRQYGGLSGFTCRDESPYDAFTTGHASTSISAAIGMASARDIAEESFHVIAVIGDGAITGGMALEALNHAGHLGKRLIVILNDNGMSISPTVGAMSRLFSRVRFDRRYYQASEKSKRLLSRFSMGKHFWNFGQKIKGSLKKIIMPTTLWEEFGFAYSGPIDGHNINEIIQALEKAKNYTHKPALIHLVTTKGKGYAPAEIDAVNFHGISPKGSPKKNGSGQKVPSYSQVFAETVEMMAKGNPKIAVITAAMPDGYGLGHMQSVMPDRIFDVGICEQHAVTFAAGLAAQGMTPIVAIYSTFLQRAFDQIIHDVALPKLPVVFALDRGGIVGEDGKTHQGIFDLSYLSLIPNMIVASPKDENELQHLLYTATLCGSPMAVRYPRGTGIGVELEHELKEIPIGSAETLRTGDNAAILATGPSVSAALAASERLSERGYRVAVINMRFVKPLDEQLILDVARETKNIISVEENVLSGGLGSQIASLLHRSDVRGVHLKCLGIPDEFVSHGTQAELRSLYHLDANGIQTEVQRFIEANRLMKLDLISSHV
- a CDS encoding 2,3-bisphosphoglycerate-independent phosphoglycerate mutase — protein: MSSNIMNSVDQISLMRELSLETPSKIVMIVLDGLGGLPSPETGRTELESAAVPNLNALAAKCVCGLSDPVMPGITPGSGPGHLGLFGYDPLKFIIGRGILEALGIDFELEEGDVAARVNLCTLDDNGVIVDRRAGRINTEKSQQIAALLNNIEIDGVQVLVEPVKDHRLVAVFRGGGLSDALSDSDPQRTGSRPLAVFPSQSSANRTASIVNRFLETAAEIISDFHPANGLLLRGFSKKPSFLSFKEVYKLNACAIAGYPMYRGLAKVVGMTVLKSGTSLSGQLEILKANYRQFDFFFFHIKATDAAGEDGNFQRKVSAIEEFDRCLPLITELNPEVILVTGDHSTPAMMGSHSWHPVPVMVSGRYCRPDTVREFNETACCQGGLGRLPAYHLMPLVMANALKLGKYGA
- a CDS encoding COG2426 family protein, coding for MSLEQTLADFGLPPSFIVFLIATLPIIELRGAIPIGINYFNLEWFPTLAIAVAGNMLPVPVILGLLRRAEIILSQYPIFKRFFAWLFWRTRSRSTTIQKYGMLGLVIFIAIPLPVTGAWTGSVAAVLMGFPFRQALLHIFYGVLAAGLIVTMLSLIGWLGAIVAGASVLTLLLVTSSRSTLKP
- a CDS encoding phosphoglycerate kinase, with the protein product MDRMTVRDVDVKGKRVLVRVDFNVPLNPNGSISDDGRIRAAIPTLEYLVEQGAKVIIVSHLGRPDGKSIPSMSLEVTGERLSELIRHPVRFIDKCIGPEVESGVNSMADGDILLLENLRFHSEEETNDPEFSARLARFADIFVDDAFGTAHRKHASIVGITRHLPSVAGLLLEKELNSLGHILEKPVRPFCVLFGGAKIADKVKLLENVMDKVDVILVGGGMAATFLKANNYIVGKSIVDEKGLELAAKIMAKAAQHNIRLLLPRDVVVTGDLTPEARGICVQVENIPPLGKIVDIGLLTINQFTRELERCRTVFWNGPMGIYEMPQFSEGTKCMADVISRLHATTIIGGGSTAEIVAELKLADKMSFVSTGGGASMQYLSGENLPGVEALMRKL
- a CDS encoding LL-diaminopimelate aminotransferase, whose amino-acid sequence is MQIAKRIENLPPYLFVTISRKIAEKRARGEEVISFGIGDPDLATPSHIIERLCQAAKDPANHRYPESEGLPELRQAIAQWYQQRFDVGLDPNAEVLPLIGSKEGIGHLAWCLLNPGDVALVPDPAYPVYSISTTLADAEPYYLPLRPENGYLPDLGAVPQTILDRAKILWICYPNNPTGAVADTAFFDRVVAFAKQHDIIVCHDGPYTEVAYDGYRPPSFLQAVGAKEVGVEFHSLSKSYNMTGWRVGMVVGNSQVIDALKRFKSNLDSGIPQAIQLAAVEALTGPQDELTLHNNIYQRRRDLMVETLRDMGLEVLLPKASLYVWAKVPPGYDSAGFASELLEQVGVVVTPGTGYGKAGEGYVRLSLTIPDASLVKGLSRLSAWKGTLGRSKNR
- the miaA gene encoding tRNA (adenosine(37)-N6)-dimethylallyltransferase MiaA, whose translation is MNRLIAVVGPTGTGKSALAVELAKIFGGAIINADSRQFSRHLDIGTAKLSVEERDNVPHYLIDIIEPSEDYNIAEFQQAANAIIGEVQSRKCIPILVGGSGLYVWSLLEGWQISKVPPDQTLRRVLENRARKEGPEALYRQLDEKRALSIDPRNIRRVIRALEIQLSTHQQDPNKSKKIPPPYRILVIGLTCSRTELYRRIDQRVDKMLCKGFVEEVESLLTRGFSSETPGFKSVGYKEVIKYLRGELDYEGLSERIKAETHRLVRQQYNWFRLSDDRIHWFDITASEYKPDVNNLVLAFIRGEGVGNGFY
- a CDS encoding FmdB family zinc ribbon protein: MPIYEYICPQCRKTFELRRPFSECDAITPCPTCNVECDRILSSNFSQVMATPADSYLLTQDKAKEKMWLSQRRVEDDKIKDPDPLARWRKEREQACGKGPEAWVEWAKEELVKQEKEKDEKRMKETAEKDYAAWALKSSKVDPLEKTRYEALKELQKIDAAEQAYKEKMKWNPATETWEEDKPAFDYPPVIKPTGQKKESKFDRKKTVTEEESENEIPEDEQYL